In the genome of Magnetococcales bacterium, one region contains:
- a CDS encoding type II toxin-antitoxin system RelE/ParE family toxin: MRYEILITRRAKRQLEKLTWRVQEKVAEGIARLGNDPFDQALDIKPLVNDPVAQYRLRVGSYRVKFNRDDGIRIVEIMRVGHRREIYQ, translated from the coding sequence ATGCGATATGAGATTCTCATCACCCGGCGGGCAAAGCGCCAGCTGGAAAAATTGACTTGGCGGGTTCAGGAAAAGGTTGCTGAAGGGATCGCCCGGCTTGGGAATGACCCCTTTGATCAGGCTTTGGATATCAAACCCCTCGTCAATGACCCTGTGGCCCAATATCGCCTTCGGGTTGGCAGTTACCGGGTGAAGTTCAATCGGGATGATGGAATCCGGATCGTCGAAATCATGCGTGTGGGACACCGACGGGAGATTTATCAATGA